ACGCCGAGTTCCTGGGCCTCAGCAAGGTATTGCTGGTCGCCCGAGCACAGGTGCACCAGCACGGCGGCCGAGTTCTCTTTATTCCTGGGTGAGCCGTTGCCGATGACGTCCACCAAAACAGGTACTGCCTCGGCGGCTCCGATGGCTGACTTTCCCTCGGGATGGCTGGACAGTATAGCCAGAATGGCGAGCGCTTCGTCCACCATGGTGCCTTGAGGCTCGGTGAGCAGTCGCATCAATGTGGGAATGACGCGCGCCCTCACGGCCTTACCCTTGTTGCCTTGGTATATGCACAAGTTGAAGAGCGCTGTTGCGGCATCTTTCTTCCCCCTTTGGGTGCCTTCGCTGAGGAGCGCCACCAATGGAGGAATTGCCCCTGAAGCACCGATGGTTACCTTGTTTTCGTCAATCACCGAGAGGCTAAACAGCGTGGCAGCAGCATTTTCCCGCGCTTCCATGCTCCCTTTCTTGAGCACGTGCACTATACCAGGCACGGCACCAGAGGATATTATGCTTCCCTTGTTATCTTCGAATATGGAAAGGTTGAGAAGCGCAGTAACAGCATGCTCCTGTGTGCGGGAATCAGGAGTCGATAAAAGCTGGACAAGCAGAGGGATGGCGCCAGCTTCAGCTATAGCCACACGGTTGTCAGCATTACGCTTTGCAAGGAGGCGGATTTCACCTGCTGCAGACCGTTGATCTTCAGGGTTGCCGGATGTAAGCTTACAGAGAAGGGCTCCTATCTTGGAACGCTCTGCAGGGGAACATGCAGATCCAGCCTTGGGGCGAGAGCTGCCCGGTCTCTTGGGTACTTCAATGCCGTTTGCTTCGCACCATTGTGCTATGAGACTTCGAAGAACGTAATTTGGCGTTAGAGCATTGCTAGTGAGAGCTTGCTGTGTCTTGGGACAGGTACTATGCCCTGCTTCCAGCCATTTCTCGATACACGACCTTTCATATGTCTGCAGGAGAAGGAATACACAAGTAAAAATCTTGTCATTTGATCATACAACTTAAGAAGATTATACAAATACATTGACCATAAAGCACACATGATGGTGTATGAGGGAAAGCACGTGTGCGTGTGCGAGTGTGAGCATCTTGGGAATCTTTTACGATTGTGCGTCTATCATAATGAAATGCAAAGAACTGCAAAGATTTTCATGTATGCAATCTTCTCAATCAGAAAAGAAATCCACATGCAAAAACAAACAGggaataaaatactaaaagaaAATCCAATAAAATCTGTGCATGTCTAAATCTGGGTCATAGACCTAGTAAGCGACTATCAAACTTACAAGAGTGAGCAATTGACCATAAACAAAACTTCCTTATAGTTTCGCGAATCTGACGGATCTAAAATAAGCTTCAGAATGACACAAACAAACCCTCAAACCAAAATCTTCAAATGTGccagagagaaagaaagatccttgaaagaagagaggaagatgCTTCCACCTGAATGACAGAAACAAACTACTTCCAGATAGGGGAGAAAAGGAGAACTTATACCATCAGTAGAGGATGGGGGAAGTAGAAAGCCTTGATGGTAGGAAGTTTGCAATTTGCAACTCAGAGTTTATCCAGAGAGAAAAGTTTTGAGAAAGGACAAAATGATACACTGTTTTTTGTGTGTGACAATGAAGTATAAATGATACAACATGGAATACTATTGTGGCTATGAGTACAAGAACTTTTTTTCCAGAAACTTGAAGGGACGACGGTCTGAAGTAGAGAGAGCCTCAAACATGAACATGGGCATGACTTcgattgaaacaaaaaaaggacCCGTATAGAGCTGACTCCAGATGTTGTCATCTAGCTATTACTTGAAAGGAAATATTATCAAAGAAGTTAAAGCATCTAATCATAATTCCATTATTTAGATTTATCAATTCAAAAGTCAAGGGAAATGATACTGTGGGTGCAAGGCAGTCAACATTGTAGCCCTTACTGCATTGGAAGTAACTAGCAGCAGAGAAATGCATTATATTACCAGGCATCATTCAGAGATTAAACGGATGAGCATTTATGACAAAAAACTAGTTGAAGTCAGGGCACAGCTTTGTTCAGGAAGGTACCTGTCCTGTTGAGACAATGACAGGATCCTTCATCAACTCTAAGGAAATAGGACATCGAAAGTCATTTGGTATAACAAGGCTCTTCTGATTTGTCAGTACTTTTCCACCACTACTTGTTGGGGTAGAATTCTCAGCTGTGGTGGAATCAATATTCGGATTTGTTGACTGCACAAATTccttaactttttttaacagCATTGACATCTTCTCGATGCTCTCCTCTGGGTCTCCACCAGTGGCTCCAACCATCTCATGCAAAGCTAGTGATTCTTGAGTTAAGTCAGCAATACCACTAAGCTGTAGTCTGTCAACCAATCTCCTTAATACATCTATATCTTCTCCAGCGTCACTATTCTTGTTGTAAATACACATCAGATCCTCATACAGCTCAGAATCTGGTGCATCTACCCTTCCCTTGGCTCTTAGGAACTGAGCGAGAACAAGCTCAACCTGGGAATATTTAAAGATATATACTTAGTAATTTTAGATAGTTCGGTAAGTCAAAGACTCAACGTCACATTGTTATACCATCAGACAACAAGAGTGAAAGTTTTAAATCAACCCATAATTGGACAATGGAACTGAAAATAACAGAATACAGGGTTGCagtaattaaaagaaatgtcAAGTTTCTCAAAAGAAATACCTGTTCCTTAACCTCATCAGATATGTCAAGTTTCTCAAAAGAAATGCCACTTAGAGCTCGTTCCAACTCAGCTGTCACTTCATGAAATCTATTCATGATTTGATCCCTCTCTAAGACCTGCATGCAAAGATACACTTgagattttattaaatttggatGAACCAAAGTTCTTGTCTGTGCCAAACGTCAATCGCATTTAAGTTTTGAGAAAGGAgatcaaataaagaagaacATAAGGCACAGCCTTCTGGAGGAAAACATGCTGCAAAGTATCTCAAGCTAAACTAGCATTAAGTAAATAGGTACGTTTCGTGGCTAGCAATTGAACAATTGTCTTTGATCAAGGGGCATATCAAATCCTTCGAGTATTCACCAATATCTTCCCCTTATTTTCTCTCATCTCATGCATCGAGATTATTTTTCTCCTAATCCATCGGAATTCTCCTAAGGTCCTCATATAAGCAAAAAGTAGATAAAACTTGGTAATGCAAGCGACTAACTATAAAAAACAGTGTTTTCCTTGCTAAGTAGCAAACTTTATTTAGTTGTTGTAAAAATTTGCAGTTTCCAATTAGTGACACTTTTGGACAGTTGGAGTGGAGAGtgaattcataaataaaatgggTAAAATAGCACATGCATTTTCAAATCCCTTCCCCCAAGAAAAACCAAGAGCAGACAAAAGTTGATGTTAAATACTGTACAATTAATTAGAACCACACTTTATGGGATGAATAGATGAAGAAGTGGTTTGGAAGTAGAACGAACTAATTGCTTGATTACATTCCTGGGAAAGGAATGTATGCAGCTTCAATGTTTTCATGCTTTTATGTCAACAATTCCAAGTAATGTATTTGAAAAATGGGGCACGGAAATCTGACATTCTTAAGCATATTTAGATAATCACCCTAACTTAGGGTAAAACAGGCAGACTGAAGAGATGCCCCTACTAGATACCAAAGTTGACTTAATCTACGTAACgtatgaaataatatatagaCTTATGTGCAATAAATTATACATGAACAGATAGAGAAACTTTGACATTCTTAAAACATGCCTAGAGCCATGGATCTAGAAGAGGAAATGATTAAACAGATCTTGTATAACTTATCACGCCCCAAGAggcattattattattattatgtagaTCCACAAAATTTTATGGGAATCATGTGAATACCATCCATAAATCATATAGGGATCGTGTGAACATCGCGACTTTACTACAGGACAAACGAAATAATTTCCTTTTCAACCTATCATAATAACTGCAGCTAAAGTTGCCAATTAATGAAAAAGGACACGTCAAAATAATCTTGTTTCGAATTATGTTTCTTTCTCCGGTGCAGCGGATTTTTGTTGAGTAATACAGATTTGGACTCTTAAGTTTGACTAAGAATCAACTTTGTGGACTTCCCACATGAGACATCTTAACAATAACCACGATCTGACATGCTGACGCATTCCGTCTCCATCCAAGCTCAAAGGTTGAGTAAGACTGTAAACACCCTAAACTATCTTGCAAAATAGTTCAACAAATTTCATCAACTTTTTTACTTGAGAATTGTAGCGTAGCACATTAACTCTAGTATATAAGGAGCATGATAGCAGATTATGCAAGCTGACTCAGTATAAAACACCGAGAATTGCATTACCAAAACAAGTAAAGACCATATGATTTCTACATTAGATTTGTAATACGGAATAGAATATTCCAAAAATGTGACGGCACCCATTATTAGCAAGAAATTGTGGCTGTCTTCCCAAGGAATGGAGAGACACCATTAGCACTTTACATCTGACTGTAGAGTTTCTCAAGCTTTCGATTCAGACTATTTTAGTCGGGATCTCTATAGCATAAATTCCCTCACCATGGTGGTGTCATTGTGGTGTATGGAGTTATGATTAATAGATGAAACAGAAAAATAGTGGAAAAGGATTGGAAAACTAGCTGCAAAACGTAGACATGACAGCGAAGCTGCAAACTTTAGGCGCATTTAACACGTCGAACCAAATTTCAACCGGCCAAAGCATATTCCAAAGAAATTGCGGCGGTAACTACGCTATACACAGTTAATGCAAACAAGACCCTACCAACGGAAAGAGATTTTGCATGGACTCCGATCTCCAATacaaaatgaaactttttcaatttgcTTCCATCATTTTCTCCAACTAATGCCAGACAATCCTCTACATAAACAAGTCGTGCAACAGCCTCAAATACCATTGAAACTAGCATCTATGAGATCCAAAATCTGCCTCACCGGATCCTAAGAGATGCTACCAATAAATCCTTATTTGTTCTTACTAACAATGCTGGTTTGTTTctaaaaactcaaaaacaaTCAACTTCAGATAAACCTATGAACAATTGTAGCCCAAACAAAAATTCAAGCAGAtcaatcaaacaaacaaaaacaatcaCTCACTGATCCGATAAACAAGGAACAACTAATGGCCCAAAACCAACACAAAAAGAGCAAAAAATCATAAAGCACGCCATACCGACCAGATAAATCTTACTCCCCTCGCTGCCAAAGCGGAGCAACTCCTTGGCCGATTCCAGCGCGCCTGCGAGCTCCGCCAGCGCTCTGATCGAATCCTCGGACAGCGCCTCCTTGCAATCGCGAATCTCTTCGAACATTGGGGTCAACAGCTTCAGCCGCCGAGCTAGATTGGTGTACTGCCTCTTCACGGAGGCTCGGTAGTCGGAGAAGGCCGAGATTTCGCCAACCAGATCGATCAGCTTCCGAGACAGCGCGGCCTTGTCGTCCTCGTCCATCGCCGGGAGATCTAGGGGAAATTCGTCAAGAAGAATCGGTGaaattgagaagaaattgGAGTCAACGGAGCGGGAGCTAAATTTGAGCTGGCGCTTGGTTGAAATAGGTAGAGAAATTCtccatgagagagagagagatttgttggagagagaaagtgaagaTCCCCTcacttttaagttttaagcTCGACGACAATGGTGGAAGTgagtttttcttttcttttcttttttttactttttactgcCTTTCCGATTGCCGGCTCAATATATTACGCATACTTTTTCTGCtttcaaatattcatttcatattttcatcttactttattcggcttcatttataattttattttgactaattacgataaattatttaaatataaaaaaaaatgaaataagtagttaaaaaatgaaaaaagtagctTTCACTTATTCGTTTTATAATAACCTGTCAGTGTAAGATTTAATTGAATAGTGGAATTCACTCccttaaactaaaaaaaaaaaaaaagtaaataagacTTTAAATCACAGATAatctgaaatgataaaataagatatttttttatatatgggGGAGTagataaatactactcctatttcataaatttgtgTATTGATTTACTTCTTTGAAGATAGAATATTGGGATAAATATCAGAAGATTTTGCTTCTTTAATAGAGTTGGAAAGatacattttgaattttaagaaaggAGTATTATATGCGAAATTAATGAATCTGAGCGTATCCCTAAATACTTGctaaaattagtaattaagGAAGTGATGGCAGCATCAGTTAGGCCATCATCTAGTTGGACGTTGCTTAACTATGTTAAACCTAGCTAACAtattgttaaaaatttaatcgatagtatactagtagtagtagtttttttttagaaaaacaagtttaatctatattttaattgattcaaCTGAACTTGAAAGCCATTCAAATAGTAATACGTGTGCCATCAACTCATAACAGTGAGTTTTGATGGTTTATCTCACGCACAAATCACAATTATAATCCACAATTTGAGATAAATAAC
The genomic region above belongs to Salvia hispanica cultivar TCC Black 2014 chromosome 3, UniMelb_Shisp_WGS_1.0, whole genome shotgun sequence and contains:
- the LOC125213749 gene encoding U-box domain-containing protein 13-like; the encoded protein is MDEDDKAALSRKLIDLVGEISAFSDYRASVKRQYTNLARRLKLLTPMFEEIRDCKEALSEDSIRALAELAGALESAKELLRFGSEGSKIYLVLERDQIMNRFHEVTAELERALSGISFEKLDISDEVKEQVELVLAQFLRAKGRVDAPDSELYEDLMCIYNKNSDAGEDIDVLRRLVDRLQLSGIADLTQESLALHEMVGATGGDPEESIEKMSMLLKKVKEFVQSTNPNIDSTTAENSTPTSSGGKVLTNQKSLVIPNDFRCPISLELMKDPVIVSTGQTYERSCIEKWLEAGHSTCPKTQQALTSNALTPNYVLRSLIAQWCEANGIEVPKRPGSSRPKAGSACSPAERSKIGALLCKLTSGNPEDQRSAAGEIRLLAKRNADNRVAIAEAGAIPLLVQLLSTPDSRTQEHAVTALLNLSIFEDNKGSIISSGAVPGIVHVLKKGSMEARENAAATLFSLSVIDENKVTIGASGAIPPLVALLSEGTQRGKKDAATALFNLCIYQGNKGKAVRARVIPTLMRLLTEPQGTMVDEALAILAILSSHPEGKSAIGAAEAVPVLVDVIGNGSPRNKENSAAVLVHLCSGDQQYLAEAQELGVMGPLLELAQHGTERGKRKATQLLERMNRFVETQKAARAAQAENQTQNQASQAPSSGNAEMS